Sequence from the Elephas maximus indicus isolate mEleMax1 chromosome 13, mEleMax1 primary haplotype, whole genome shotgun sequence genome:
GTAGTCTAGATCAACGGTTCTCAAAGTGAGGTTGCTGAGCCAGCAGGATGAAAATCACCTGGAAACTTGCCAGACATGCAAATTCTCGGGCCCCACTCTGGACCTACGATATCCTCAGAAACTCGGGGCTTAGGGCCCAGCagtctgttttaacaagcccctCAGGTAATTCTGGTGCACGCTAAAGTTGGAGAATCGCCACTCTAGTTCAATGCTTCCCAAATTTTACTGCTCATGTAAATCACCGAGGGATCTTTTTTGAAAGAATGCAGggcctgattcagtaggtctggggtggggctgagactttgcatttctagcaagatCTCAGGTGATGCCAAGGTTCCTTGGTTCTCCTACTACATTTTGAGTAGAGGCATAGAGAGCATTTATATGCAGCCAGCAGGGTTTTATCCTCACAGACCAGGTGCATCTTTAATagacaactggaaaaaaaaaaaaaaaaaaaagacaaccggCTACTTCTGCCAGAGAATACAGGCTATTCACTGGCTACCTGCTCCAAAACCAAAGTCAGGGTTACCGCAGATGTCCCCCAACATCTGACTGGCTTCCAGTGAATAATCCCATATGTTATGTCAACTTACTCAATTACAAGGCAGGTTCCCAGCTAGTTTGTTTCAGAAGGGGCACCAGAAAACCCAGTGGCTCCAGACTATATAGGAGCCTTCCTGAAGTGCAGTCAGCACCCTGCTCCCTGTAGATTATCTAGAGTACCTCTTCCCCGCTATGAGACTAGCAACTAGCTCTGCTGGAGCCCAACAGAGGGGCTTTCACTCCTGACCAGTAATGAGCGAAAGGCTATCCCTAATACTTAGGGATATTATAACAAACAGCCTCATGACTTCACCTACCAACTGCTGAGGTGTAGGGTCCTTTCTGGAAATTTCTCCCAGATCTTAATAGTAGGATCACCTGGCTCTCTCCTGAGTATGTGGGTTACATTCTCTTTGACAGGCACTGTGAACAGCGTGACTGATGGCTTTATACTCTATGCCTTGGCTGCTGGGAAGCTCAGAGCTCACCTCTGTACATCCATAGGACCTCCCACAGTGTGCTTGTAGTTATGACCTCACCTGACTCTCCTTTACCTTTCCAGCTaccattttcctttttgttaCTTTCTTTCTCATCCACTTAAGTGCTGTCTCTACGTCCTTGTGTTGTGATCTTGTATGAGTTACCTAAGTTCTCTGTCCTTTAATttgtgcatctgtaaaatggggataacaacagAACCAACCTCATTGCAAGGATCACATGAGTTAATaaaggcctggcacacagttagcactcaataaatgttagttattatttttattattattgtttatgtGAGCCCACTTGAGTCTTTTGAAGAATACATAAATATCCCACCATTTTCAGCATGATGGCCCTCCAGGGTTCCCTCTCTCCAGACCTGTGCCTCAGCCTTGGCAAGCCTCCCCACTTCCCCAGCTGGATAGGAGGCTCCTGAGTGTGCCATGAGAGGATGGCTCCTGCCCCGTCCGCCATGTGTGGCCCACCCACCTTGGCTGTCCAGGCCGATGTCCATGACGCCATGCTTGACCTTCATGTGCCGGCTCAGGTTGCCCTTGAGGTTAAACTTGCTAGAGCAGTAGGGGCACTTGAAGGGCTTGCTGCCCGCGTGCAGGTGCATGTGGCCCAGCAGGTTGTACATGCGGTTGAAGGACTTCCCACACACCTGGAACACATGGACCAAGTGCCATCAGCCCGCGGGGAGTCTGCCCTCCGTGGATACCCAGCGCACTCCCACCTCCCTGGCTGGGCTGGAATCCTATTCGCTGTGGATAATACTAGCTTTGTCCTTTCCTATGTGACCTGAGAGGCAGAGAAACAAGCCGTTCCTGGTCACTGTTCCTGTGGGCCTCCCCTGCTCTCCTTGGGCTGGAGTTATCAGAAGCCTGGAGCTTGGATCTCTGACTGCACTGAGCCCGAGGCCTGGCCACTTTTGCCGTAGTTGCACTGGGCTCGCGCCCCTCCCCAGCTTTTAAGAAGCACAACTTCAGCAGCTTCTAGGATTTGAACCCCAACCTTGCCCACTCCAACTCCCAAAGCTCAAGCAAGTTTGACCCAACCAGGGCTTCCCTCACTCCCACTGGCCAGGCCAGCTCAAGGCAGGGGTCACGGGTACTGCCATCATGCTGACTCCAGGCCGCTCATAGGGAGGTCTCTAGTCCCGGCCTGACCGCCTGGTACCTTGCATTTGAATGGCTTGACGGGGGAGTGTACAATCATGTGGGTCTTGAGGGTCTGCTTCTGCACGAAGGTCTTGAAGCAGATGTGGCACTGGTATGGCCGGACGCTGGTATGGATCAGCATGTGCCGCTTCATGTTGGCCTGCAGGGTGAACTCCCGGCCACACACCTCACACTTGAACTCCTTCACGCCCTGTGGAGGTGGGGGCAGTGGTCAGGGCCACGTAGTTGCTCAGCCTCAGGAACTGACCCTTCTGGGGTTATGTTGGGGCTACAGTGTTGGGCACTGCTCCTGGGAAATGACTCTTCCTGGGTCACTGGGCCATTGCGAACCACTATCACTGGTtaactgaaaaccctggtggcatagtggttaagtgctgcggttgctaaccaaaaagcgggcagttcaaatccaccaggtgctccttggaaactctagggaattctactctgtcctatagggctgttacgagttggaattgactcaatggcaacaggtttggttttggttttttatcagtggttgaaacccactGGGAGAACAGATGGAGCACCGGGCATGATACTGTCATGATGGACACATGACATTTATGTATTTGTCTAAATCCATGAGACTGTACAACACGGAACGAACCCTACTGCAAATtatagactttagttaataatagggATCACTGTGTGCagggggagctctggtggtatagtagctaaccaaaaggtcagcagttcaaatccaccagccacttcttggaaactctgtggggcagttctactctgtcctatggggttagtataagtcggaatcgacttgacggcaacggatttggtttgtgtGCAGGGAGGAGACAgaatatatgggaactctgtcctttctgtacaatttttttgtaaacctaaaactgctctataaaataccagttgctgtcaattctgactcatagtgaccccatgtgtgtagagcagatctgctccatagggttttcaaggctgtgacctttcagaagcagatcgccaggcctttcttctgaggcacctgtaggtaggttcaaactaccgagcttttggtcagtagttgagtgcttaactattagcacctcccagggactcctactctaaaaaataaagtatctttaaaaaatggaaatttgtTAAAAGACAAAACACTGGGAGAATGTCAGGACAGCAGGGCTACTTGCTCCGGGAAAACTCCAGTAATAGGCAGAAACAGCCCGTGTCTTATTGGTCTTCCCCCAAAATGTGCTGTCTCCTACCCATCAGGACAGGTGTGTATGGAGGTTCACATCCATGCCAAGATAAATGtgagtttgttcattcattcattcaatgaccATTTACCAGGGGCCTGTGGTAAAGAAGACCCAGGCTTAGTCTGGTGGCTGCGGATGGTTTCATCAGATCAAGGATGTGTGTATGTTCTTCTCCGTGTTGACTCTTGGTGGTCTTTTCGGTTCACGGACCCCTTGGAGAACATAATTAAAGCTATggaccctcctccccaccccaggtgAAATGATAAACATTCAGGCCCGTGTAGAATTTTAACAATTTCCAAGCCCCGGAAGCCCATCACTGACCCCATTTCCTAAGCTTCCCTGGTGCTAAGAATCAACtgtggggcttgaatttttcttaacTCGTTCCCCAGGTGGGTCTTATCATTGATGTAGTTTGGGAAACTCAGCCCCAGGAGACACAGACTCCAGGTGAAAACCCCCAGTTTGGACTGTCAACACGcttttccttggtttggagatgaCACTCCCCGCCCCACAGCAGGATAAGGTGCTGTGCGCACAGTGGATCCAAATGATTGATTGTAGATAAAAGTTAGGATGGAAGCGGGCAGCTGTCCTCTCTTTGCTGAGTAAGTAATTTAGCAGAAACCCAGAGGGCAGACATGTGTCTGTGGTCACGGCTGCTGTCTGACCGCTTGTTTGGTACAAAGTTTTGTATTATAATTTAATGGTTCCCATGTCTGTCTCTTTCTTTTATTGGATAGGGACTCCAGCAGGACAGTGGCTACGCCTTGTGTTTTGTATGCCCACTGGACACACGGTATGTGTGTGACCACTAGGGGGCTCTGCCCTTTGGGAGTTTATTGTGAGTGCGTGGTGTGCAAACTTAGGCTGATGATAGGGACATTTTCAATTTCATTAGCCTTTGATTTttgctttcagtttttctttACAGTATTATTTATCTTTCAACACTTTGAACTAGTAGAGGAGGAAGATGACAAATATGTAGCATACATGTCATCACTCAGCACTCTGACCCCCTGCAGACGTTAATATGGATCAGAAAACCTTACTGTAGAGCCCAGGTTCAGCTTCAGAATCCTCCTTAACATTACACTCTAGGCAGCTTCTACCAACCTACTGGAGGAGGCACCTGCAATGAAACCTACAAATCACCCCTGCTCTAGCAGAAAATGTTCCCGGGGTAGAGAAAGCTAGATTCTTGGCTTGGCAGGCTGTTGCTTCCCCAGTCTCTGTAGTGTCCACTGCAGGAAAGAAGGACCCAAGTTTGACCTGAAGTATCACTAAGGCCACCACTGAGCATCACTAAGACAGGAAGATATATACACATTTAGCTTTGAAGAATTAACTTGGTTGGATTTGGGCAGAACTTTGAACCGGTTCatgctggtttgaacccctgctgagaattggccttctaacaagttcccaggcaatgctaatgctgctggttagggatccgttctgagaaccactagtagagcaaacccaacccaaccaaaccaaacccaaccaaaccaaacccattgccgtggagccgattccaactcatagcgaccctacaggacagagtagaactgccccatagagtttccaaggagctcctggtggatccaaactactgacctttttgttagcagctgtagctcttaaccactaactccaccagggtctccactagtagagcagtggtcctcaaaatttattatacgtaagaatcacctggaggtctTGCTAAAAGGTAGATTGATTCattatatctggagtggaaatgcaaattctcaacaggggttcgaactggaatgaaccagctCGAAGCCCTGGATTTGGGGTGGAAACCATGGGGCAGCCAAGTGCCTAAGTGAGATGTGTGAGGTCTGAGAGGCCTCAGTCCACTTGCCTGGACGTAAGGGCTTCTCGAGGAGGGGATGCTGGCTGGAAGGCAGAGCGGTTAATAGCCTGAAGAGAGAGAGGGGCGTGCAGGGGAGAACAGGTCAAAGGGTCAAGGCTGGGCTCAGGAACATAGTGGATCAGAAAGCGTTGCTCAATCTTCCGTCTCCACAAAACCTTTGTCTAGCTTAGCCGTATTCTAGAACTACCTGTGCCTTTCCGTAACAAATACTTTTCCTTATATCTAttcccttttaaaaattaaatacatttagCCTTTTCCTAAAGGGCGATACCTGTGAAGTTCCAGGTTTTGATACACTTTTGTAATTATGTAGGAGCAAAGGGAGCCCTCAATATCTCTGACCATCTCATCCACCTCTCCGTGGCATCctggcctctctctggcctcGGTTCTCCTGTCTGTGAAACAGGGAGGTTGGGCTACTTCAGTTATTCTCAAACTGTGTTCCCTGGGTCCTTCAGGGGTTTCTGAAAcacttgattaaaaaaatgataaaataaatgagGTTTTACTGTTTGAAAAAGTAACTTcaaattactatttttttctaaCACTCATCCAAATAAATACGTAGCTATAAAAACCAGCAGTGTTCCTCTGTGTACCACTTACATTATCCTGGGAGCCACCCTTTGAGAAGCAGGGGACGAGACCATGTGGGAGGGGAGGAAACTGGGCAAAGGCCTGGGACGGGGCAACAGCACAGGGCAGGCGGCCTTACCTTGTGGGTGAGCGAGTGTTGCTTGAGGTGGTGGATCTGGCTGAACTCCATGCCGCACTCAGTGCACACGAAGGGCCGCACGTTCTGGTGCTTCAGCATGTGGTTCTGCAGCTGGCTGCGGTAGTGGAAGGACTTGTCGCATTCGAGGCACTGGTAGAGGGTGGGGCCCTGGTGGGAGGCAAGGTGGCGCTTGAGCTGCGTCAGGGTAGAGAAGTCCAGGCCGCACTCGACACAGACGTGGCAGCGGCCACTCTCGTGCTTCACTTCGTGGGCCTTGAGCTCACTGGGGTAGGCGAAGCCACGGCTACAGAAGTGGCAGCTGTAGGGCTTGACCTCCGAGTGCAGCAGCATGTGGCGCTTGAGGTGGCTGGTCTGCGTGAAGGCCTTGTGGCACACCTGGCACTTGTGGGGCCGCGTGCCCTGGTGTGTCAGCAGGTGCGTCTGTAGGTGGCTAGGCTGCTTGAAGAGCTTGCTGCAGTGTGGGCACGAGTGTGGCTTGATGCCATTGTGGCCCAGGATGTGCGTCACCAGGTTGTACTTGGACGTGTAGGACTTCTCACACATGCGGCACTGCCAACGCTTCTGGCGGTCGCCTGCCTCCACCAGGTAGGAGTCGTCGATCTGCACGTTGATGTCCAGGCGATCCAGCTGGGCCTTCTTGTGGCGC
This genomic interval carries:
- the ZNF710 gene encoding zinc finger protein 710 isoform X3 encodes the protein MEGFMDSGTQTDAVVVLSLAQAAVLGLVSENELFGATISAEAFYPDLGPELSGAAMGEPGPPGPDVYQLACNGRALEEPVEEEVLEVEAAFEKHTRRKTRPPVRLVPKVKFEKVEEEEEQEVYEVSVPGDDKEAGPAEAPAQVASGGCEALVQSSAVKMIDLSAFSRKPRTLRHLPRTPRPELDVAPYDPHFPDPAQDGYPEPSVALPGAESVTTECGFEPPHLAPLSDPEAPTMESPEPVKPEQGFVWQEAGEFETDAAGSTVERHKKAQLDRLDINVQIDDSYLVEAGDRQKRWQCRMCEKSYTSKYNLVTHILGHNGIKPHSCPHCSKLFKQPSHLQTHLLTHQGTRPHKCQVCHKAFTQTSHLKRHMLLHSEVKPYSCHFCSRGFAYPSELKAHEVKHESGRCHVCVECGLDFSTLTQLKRHLASHQGPTLYQCLECDKSFHYRSQLQNHMLKHQNVRPFVCTECGMEFSQIHHLKQHSLTHKGVKEFKCEVCGREFTLQANMKRHMLIHTSVRPYQCHICFKTFVQKQTLKTHMIVHSPVKPFKCKVCGKSFNRMYNLLGHMHLHAGSKPFKCPYCSSKFNLKGNLSRHMKVKHGVMDIGLDSQGGWATHGGRGRSHPLMAHSGASYPAGEVGRLAKAEAQVWREGTLEGHHAENGGIFMYSSKDSSGLT
- the ZNF710 gene encoding zinc finger protein 710 isoform X1, with product MAAGFGLVTSEAVAVNLGVSFSIPLAVVSNSLAVTKARPSNQILHGTPSNALLASRRGMEGFMDSGTQTDAVVVLSLAQAAVLGLVSENELFGATISAEAFYPDLGPELSGAAMGEPGPPGPDVYQLACNGRALEEPVEEEVLEVEAAFEKHTRRKTRPPVRLVPKVKFEKVEEEEEQEVYEVSVPGDDKEAGPAEAPAQVASGGCEALVQSSAVKMIDLSAFSRKPRTLRHLPRTPRPELDVAPYDPHFPDPAQDGYPEPSVALPGAESVTTECGFEPPHLAPLSDPEAPTMESPEPVKPEQGFVWQEAGEFETDAAGSTVERHKKAQLDRLDINVQIDDSYLVEAGDRQKRWQCRMCEKSYTSKYNLVTHILGHNGIKPHSCPHCSKLFKQPSHLQTHLLTHQGTRPHKCQVCHKAFTQTSHLKRHMLLHSEVKPYSCHFCSRGFAYPSELKAHEVKHESGRCHVCVECGLDFSTLTQLKRHLASHQGPTLYQCLECDKSFHYRSQLQNHMLKHQNVRPFVCTECGMEFSQIHHLKQHSLTHKGVKEFKCEVCGREFTLQANMKRHMLIHTSVRPYQCHICFKTFVQKQTLKTHMIVHSPVKPFKCKVCGKSFNRMYNLLGHMHLHAGSKPFKCPYCSSKFNLKGNLSRHMKVKHGVMDIGLDSQGGWATHGGRGRSHPLMAHSGASYPAGEVGRLAKAEAQVWREGTLEGHHAENGGIFMYSSKDSSGLT